The DNA window ATGggctcgactatcagataccctttACTGAGCTAAAAGTAGTGCCTGGCAGATGGGGTTATGCAAGAATATACGGAGGTGCCTCGTAATCGCTGGAGTGATTAGGgttaacattatttttgtgGCACCTCTGATATATACCTTGTAAAGCTGaaaacgctttcttctacgTTTTGCATTCTTTCCGCTAAATAAAATATCCCCTTTTTCTGTACGTTACTTAGTAATGTGttcaaaaataatcaatagaAACGTTggcaaaaaacacaaatgtttatttttactttattaaaatttgataATGGTGGTGTAAATACAGTTTTTTGGGAAAAACATAAAAGCCAGTCCATTATGATTTGCCGGAAAGTGTGTAAGAGGTAGAAGGAAGCatttccgaccctataaagtgtatatattccCTATAatccgaccctataaagtgtatatattccATATTCGTCGACTATCgactatatatttatatatatttttcatacgATATTTCTATAATCATTACTTATGTAGTAGTAAATGGCATTATCAGGTGAATAAACTTTAAGGAGTATATCAATTTACCAtaccaattttaaagatatgtacgcaatcttttcattatcgtatcgttaaaataaaatactgaaaaaaaaataattttatttggaTTTCTAAAAGCGCGTTCATTACGCTGAATGTTTCATCGTTTCTTTTAAGAAAAAGATTTgatattcaaaataaatcattaagtgctgttttattttttgtatgctTAATATTGAACTTCAATTTaatcaataataatatattaatatatttaaaatcagtGAGGTAAAACCAGACATAAATTTTTTCtatgtttaaataatatttactaaatataagattcaaatatttatttaaatatatatttaaagaaagaaattataagataGAAACGTACTCTGTTCTCGAAGAGGGGAGAAAAACAACAAGGGTCTCATCCAAGctattaaaaaagtaatatctGCTCtagaaaataattcaaatttaatttttattcaagcAAGATTCGTATTAAATAAAGCAAACTCAGCGAAGAGGCAAAagtaaataagttttaaatgtaCTTTACACAGGTCCACCCTacagtaaatatattttgagtATTGCTGACTGTTTTTGCATGTGAAAAGTGAAATAAGCAGGGGATTATTCTGCATTTGTTCTTGCCTTCTCGCAGCTTTGCCCTTTGAGTATGTAGATGAGCACGAGGACTTCAACTACGACCTGGACACGGCCCAATCCCAGGCCAAGTACGACGCCCGTCTGCTCTCGCAGCAGATGCTCAGCGACGCGGAGCTGCAGCGGCAGGGGGTTAGTGGCGCCCAGGACAGCGCCTTGGATGGCGACTCGTCGAGGGCTCAAGGGATTGCAGCGGGATCCGACCTGGAAGCCGCCTCCTCGGCCCAGGAGAACCTAGAGCCGCACAGCAGAGCAGCCTCGTGCTTCACCAACGGCCACAAGTACACACACGGACAGAAGGTAAGGTGGCACCAGGAGCGATActataaattggttttccaTGCACCCAAGCACACTGGGCAACGTTTAAATTCGGTTTGCTGAGTGCGAacagttttatttaaaacaagttTGATTCGAATGGCTATCTTGATTGAAGgacaaaatgtttaagaaatgaaaatgaggAGGGATTTAATCGAAACCAATTAGGCTGTCACTCTTCATTATGTGATGGACTTGAAGGTTTTAAGGCCTTTTGACacctgttttatttttgaatagcTGACGGGATTTCATGTGTAAGTTCATAAAATTTCGTTAAGTAGTAATCCCTTTTGTGTCCAGGATGCAACTCACGacgtttaaaaattcttttagacgtttattttagatatttagTTAAAAATGAGTCAAACGTAAGGCCCCTATGACCTTGGAGAGCACGTAACCAAAATGCTAAGGTGTACAACTATTTCACACTTATATTAAACGAGGTTGCCATAGCtttctgaaaaaaataactttCAAAATATCATAGTAttgagaaaatattatttataagatAAAAGTAAATGTTCCTAAGTCAATGTCTGTCCATCCGCGTAAACTTAGTTATTGAACTTGCCAACTATAGGTGTtaacttattatattattattatagaattagttttaattatagatatattttattgccaCTAGGTCCTGGGTTTTAAATGTGTAATGAGATGTGTTTTTTAGTCATTAGAACAACCATAATCTGATGAGCATTCCCAGTAATTTAACAAAGAGATTacataatttgaatttgtggCTCGTTAGGATGTATGTACCTGGTACATGTTATGCGAACGCCCGCAAGCCAAGGCTGCCAGTCCCAGAGGCAGACTTTCTGTTCGTTGAGCCAAGATGTGCGGTTCGCTCGCCCATTCATTGTATCTGAAACCCATCAAACCCCTGGCACAGTGATTGATTGTTCGGTTGTGGGACCGGGTTCACATATGCATATAATCCGCATGTATATACGCCGCAATAGCACCTGCTAACCTTTTGCTGGGTGGACCGAACTCCTCGGCAGGGGAACATTTAAATCATGTGCTCTATCCTCTTGCAGGTTCCCCGCCTGGACGCCTGCGAGGTGTGTCTCTGCATGGACGGCGAGATCTTCTGCTGGTGGGAGAAGTGCGGTTAGTTTTCCATCGGCTTTTCCCCGGCATGCATAATATAACGAGAAACTTTTGCCTTTTTCCCGCAGATAAGGCCAATGTAAACAAGGCGAAGTCGGGTGGCAGTCAGGACGTCAACGCTGGACTTGGTCTGGGAAATGGAGATGGTGTCGGCGGAGACGGAGACGGAGGCGaaggcgacgacgacgatggcGATGGTGACTATTCAGATCCATATCGCCACGAGAGCACAACGGGAAAGTCAACAAAAGTGCATAAAGCGGCTAGGAAAGTTGGCAAGCGGCATAAGCATCGCAGGAatcaaaagaattttaatgACTACGAAGTTTACCACAGccagaggcagcagcagcagcagaagcagcagcagaagctgAAGCAGAAGCAGCCGGATTATAAAAAGTCCGCCGTAAAGCAACAGCTCCAGCTACAGCAAAAACACAAGGGCGACGTTGGTGGCAACTACAATATAATCAAGGAACACAAacacgagcagcagcagctacagCAGCAGAAAGTGGCAGCCTTGGCTGTTAATCAGGCGGCGAAGGCAACGCATTATCAGCAGCCAGCCTCCACCACGCCGCCCCatccacagcagcagcacaacaATCATCCGCACCAGCAGCCGCCGCATTCGGCCAGcaaaatcttaaatttccCCGAAAACCTGCCGGCCCTGCTGTACTACGACTACAAGACCGAGGAGCAcgagcaccaccagcaccagcaccaccagcagcacttGCTGCACGAAAAACAGCGcctcctgcagcagcagcaagagGCGTTGGCCCGACAAAAGGCAGCTGAATCCGAGTCCCAGCAGTCGGAATCCGCAGCTGGAGAGCCCTCCGCCGCCGCTGATAAAAACTTTGATGAGGCGGAAACCGACAGCGATATTTTGCCAGAGCCGCCTACAAAGCAGCCCCGGGCATCTGCCACACAATGGCCAACGAGCAGCAGCACGGCCAAGGCGTTGATGACAGCCCGGCCAGTTGCCACTGTGgcagccacatccacatcgCCAGCCACGTCTGCGAGCAGGACAACGACACCGAGAGCGACAACGGCGACAGGAACAAATGAAATGGTGACAAGCACGCTGTCTGGAATGGAAAAGTCCGGGGCCACAGTTGCAGCCACAAATGTGAGTTGGAGCCTGGGTTCGGCTTGAGAAGGGTCCTTGCCTCCGGGCCTGTGCCCCGCCAGAAGGTATCATAGAGTTGCTTGCCAAGTGGGCAAGTAGTGCGGAAATCATATCCGTCAAATGTGGGCACTGGCAGTACTAGCGCTCTAACTGGCTGCggagattaaaaattaaaacacaacTTTTGCTGCGTCTAAAGCATAAAGTTAAAGCCACTTCTACAAAGTTAAAACTCTAATTATGTTCTTTGAGCAGCAATGATGCTCCACCTACCTCCTCTTAATGTTGCAGAAGGTTATTGTTGCTAGGTTGATGATTTATTTTTGCGAATTAGGAAAAACCATCTTGTTCACTTGTCAGTTTTGATCAGAGCGTTCGGTCTGAATGGCCAAGGGTGTGGGTTGATGTGAGTTGAAAAGTAAACGTAAAGAAATAAGAATTCTGCCTAattcaacaataaatgaaCCTTTTCCAGTAATGATAGAACCGATTTAACAGATTTAAAAACAGTGTGATGTAAAAAGAAATCACTGTCACTtcaaagattttttatatGCTGTATGATATGCGTTTGTgatttaa is part of the Drosophila biarmipes strain raj3 chromosome 2R, RU_DBia_V1.1, whole genome shotgun sequence genome and encodes:
- the LOC108030324 gene encoding probable basic-leucine zipper transcription factor Q isoform X2, yielding MTNGHSWRSCLLLATILGLLSRTKALPFEYVDEHEDFNYDLDTAQSQAKYDARLLSQQMLSDAELQRQGVSGAQDSALDGDSSRAQGIAAGSDLEAASSAQENLEPHSRAASCFTNGHKYTHGQKVPRLDACEVCLCMDGEIFCWWEKCDKANVNKAKSGGSQDVNAGLGLGNGDGVGGDGDGGEGDDDDGDGDYSDPYRHESTTGKSTKVHKAARKRQQQQQKQQQKLKQKQPDYKKSAVKQQLQLQQKHKGDVGGNYNIIKEHKHEQQQLQQQKVAALAVNQAAKATHYQQPASTTPPHPQQQHNNHPHQQPPHSASKILNFPENLPALLYYDYKTEEHEHHQHQHHQQHLLHEKQRLLQQQQEALARQKAAESESQQSESAAGEPSAAADKNFDEAETDSDILPEPPTKQPRASATQWPTSSSTAKALMTARPVATVAATSTSPATSASRTTTPRATTATGTNEMVTSTLSGMEKSGATVAATNLQHDRSGPAAETDDAFHRWLTSTELNADNTDSLDDNLEQETPASTIIDDVGTANQSDRSSSGSQGIGKDNASDAVFFRSSYNDYSSEFNGSVVNIDITLTAVDVHPHRQTDLIANGNSTSGVNDNGNGSSSRNSKTNSNGNGNEGAAGTTMDPLAAGSVGSSGSNQDQPQQSPAVPPYTLTTIITTTPLAPGRMCNVLGKLYKIGDILPQDTGNCLQCICTDAVTPDEMPSVTCSPHNCPPLVLPDLFDATGY
- the LOC108030324 gene encoding homeotic protein female sterile isoform X1, with the protein product MTNGHSWRSCLLLATILGLLSRTKALPFEYVDEHEDFNYDLDTAQSQAKYDARLLSQQMLSDAELQRQGVSGAQDSALDGDSSRAQGIAAGSDLEAASSAQENLEPHSRAASCFTNGHKYTHGQKVPRLDACEVCLCMDGEIFCWWEKCDKANVNKAKSGGSQDVNAGLGLGNGDGVGGDGDGGEGDDDDGDGDYSDPYRHESTTGKSTKVHKAARKVGKRHKHRRNQKNFNDYEVYHSQRQQQQQKQQQKLKQKQPDYKKSAVKQQLQLQQKHKGDVGGNYNIIKEHKHEQQQLQQQKVAALAVNQAAKATHYQQPASTTPPHPQQQHNNHPHQQPPHSASKILNFPENLPALLYYDYKTEEHEHHQHQHHQQHLLHEKQRLLQQQQEALARQKAAESESQQSESAAGEPSAAADKNFDEAETDSDILPEPPTKQPRASATQWPTSSSTAKALMTARPVATVAATSTSPATSASRTTTPRATTATGTNEMVTSTLSGMEKSGATVAATNLQHDRSGPAAETDDAFHRWLTSTELNADNTDSLDDNLEQETPASTIIDDVGTANQSDRSSSGSQGIGKDNASDAVFFRSSYNDYSSEFNGSVVNIDITLTAVDVHPHRQTDLIANGNSTSGVNDNGNGSSSRNSKTNSNGNGNEGAAGTTMDPLAAGSVGSSGSNQDQPQQSPAVPPYTLTTIITTTPLAPGRMCNVLGKLYKIGDILPQDTGNCLQCICTDAVTPDEMPSVTCSPHNCPPLVLPDLFDATGY